The sequence CGAATACGAAAAATATTGGAAAATTAGCAAAAGAGTTGATAACAACCTATCGAATTTTATGTAAGGTGGATTTTTTGGAAAAAAAAATGCAATACTTAGAAGCAGTAGAAGCAGAAAAAGGAACTATTCAAAAAATTAGAAAGGAGTTTAAAATTCAATCTATGAATGCTAAAGGTGGGAAAGCCATCTATGAGGTATTAAACGAATTTTCTTTGAAATTAGATAAAGTAGAGAGAAATCTTGAGAAAAGTCCTTTAAAAATAGGATTGGTAGGAGATATTTATACATTGATTGAGCCTTATATTAATCAAAATATTGAAGAAAAATTAGCAAATTTAGGAGTTCAGGTAGATCGATCTCTTTATATCAGTGAATGGATTATGGAGCATGTTGTATATAGGCCTATTGGCCTTACAAGGGAAAAAGAGATTCGAAAAGCAGCTCAGCCCTATTTAGATCATATGGTAGGGGGACATGGTTGGGAAACGATAGGATATGCTTCTTATTATTGTGAAAATGGATATGACGGAATCATTCAATTATTGCCTTTTGGATGTATGCCAGAAATTGTAGCAGAGAGTATTCTACCTAGTATTCGAAAAGATTATAATGTTCCAATTATGACCTTAGTTTTAGATGAATTATCATCTGATACTGGTTATCAAACCAGATTAGAGGCATTTATTGATTTAATTCAAAGAAAAAAGGAAAGAAGGAAATTCAATGGAGCATAGAAAATTATTTATGGGGATAGATGTAGGATCTGTTAGTACTAATATTATCTTCATAGATCAAAAAGAAACAATAGTAGAAAAATTATATATTAGAACACAAGGGCAACCTATAAAGGCATTACAAGAAGGATTAAAAATTATGAAAAAACGGTTGTTACCTGAAGATAAAGTAATTGGAGTGGGAACCACTGGTAGTGGACGAAATCTTGCGAATATGATTGTAGGAGCAGATGTTGTAAAAAATGAAATTACTGCTCATGGAATAGCAGGATTAAAAGAGCGAGAAGATGTATCTACTATTTTAGAGATAGGAGGGCAAGATTCTAAAATTATTATTTTAAGAAATGGGATTATTCAAGATTTTGCAATGAATACAGTATGTGCAGCAGGAACAGGATCTTTTTTGGATCGGCAGGCTTCAAGGTTGAATATTCCAATTGAAGAATTTGGGAAAATGGCTTTAAAATCTAAAAATAGCATAAGAATTGCTGGACGTTGTGCTGTTTTTGCAGAATCAGATATGATTCATAAACAGCAGATGGGTCATAATAATAAGGATATTATAAAAGGTCTTTGTGAGGCTTTGGTTCGTAATTATTTAAGTAATGTAGGAAAGGGAAAAGAAATTGAACCACCTATTCTTTTTCAAGGAGGAGTAGCGGCTAATATAGGAATAAAACAAGCCTTTGAAGAAGCACTACAACAAGAAGTTATTGTTCCCAAATATTTTGACGTTATGGGAGCTTACGGAGTAGCAATTTTAGCAAAAGAAAATTGGGAAAAAACTCATAAAACTAATTTTTATGGGTTTGATATTGTGAATACAGCTTTACAAATAAAAAGTTTTGATTGTAAAGATTGTGCTAATCAATGTGAGGTGATATATTTTTTAAGTAATGGAAAAATACGGGCTAGATGGGGAGATCGTTGTGGAAAATGGAGTAATTTAAAGAAGACAACAGAAAATTTGTTAGCATAAGGCAGTCTCGCTGCCTTTTTTATTTTAGAAAAATTCCATTACCGAGGAAATAGGCATATTTCAACATTTTTTTTAAAAAGAAGAAATTTTTAGTTGAAAAACATAAAATAGAAAAAAAATTCTCCTAGGCTAAGAAGATAAAATTCGATATAATAAAATTAATAAAAAATGTAGGAGGGATGAAATAAGATGGAATTTAAAAAAGTAGAAAAGGTAGATGTAGAAGTTGCTAGTGCTATGAAAAAAGAATTACAACGTCAACAAAATAATATTGAGTTAATTGCTTCTGAAAATTTCGTGTCAGAGGCGGTCATGGAGGCTATGGGAAGTCCCCTTACGAATAAATATGCAGAGGGATATCCTAAAAAAAGATATTATGGAGGATGTCAATATGTAGATATCGTAGAAGACCTTGCTCGAGAGAGAGTAAAAAAACTATTTGGAGCAGAGCATGCAAATGTTCAACCTCATTCTGGGGCCCAAGCTAATACAGCTGTATATTTTGCGATGTTGAAGCCTGGAGATACTGTATTAGGAATGAACTTGTCTCATGGGGGACATTTAACCCATGGAAGTTCTGTCAATCTTTCTGGTACATATTTCAACTTTATTAGTTATGGTGTAAATAAAGAAACTGAGAGGATTGATTATGATACATTAGAAAAGATAGCTTTAGAGAACAAGCCGAAGATGATTGTAGCAGGGGCAAGTGCATATTCAAGAGTAATCGATTTTGAAACAATTGGACAAATTGCAAAAAAAGTAAATGCTTATTTTATGGTAGATATGGCTCATATAGCTGGATTGGTAGCGGTAGGGTTGCATCCTAGTCCTATACCCTATGCTGATTTTGTAACTTCCACTACTCATAAAACGTTGAGAGGACCAAGAGGAGGGATTATTCTTTGTAAACAAGAGTATGCAAAGGCTATTGATAAGGCAATATTCCCTGGTACGCAAGGAGGACCCTTAATGCATATTATAGCAGCAAAGGCTGTATGTTTTAAAGAAGCTTTGGATCCAGCTTTTAAAGAATATCAAAAGCAAGTTGTAGCTAATGCTAAAACTTTAGCACAAGCTTTAGAACAAAATGGATTTCGTTTAGTTTCTGGGGGTACAGATAATCATTTAATATTAGTAGATTTAAGAGGAAAAGGGATTACAGGAAAAGAAGCAGAAAAACGTTTAGATGAAGTCAATGTTACAGTAAATAAAAATACCATTCCTTTTGAAACAGAAAAACCCTTTATAACCAGTGGGATAAGAATTGGAACGCCGGCAGTCACTAGTAGAGGAATGAAAGAAGAAGATATGAGAAAGATTGCAAAAGTAATAGATCTAGTGCTAACAAAAGGAGAGAGTGCTTATGATGAAGCAAGGGATATGGTAGAGCAATTATGTAAAAAATATCCTCTGTATTAATTATTAAATTTTTAATAAGAAACTTAGAAGTCTATCATTTTATTATTTAGGCTTTTAAGCTTTTCTTTTTAATCATTTATAAATGATTTATAATAAAATATTATAGATTTATTATGACTATGATATTATAAAAGAAAAGGTGAAGTATGAAGAAAGAGAAAAAAAAGATTATATACTTTCTAGAGAACTTAGATAAAATTTTTATAGATTATAATCAAGAAGAAAAAAGATATGTAATAATGAAAGTTGTTTTACTAAAATGGTTGATTGATCATCAAAGAATACAGTGGAATATAGTAATACAGCAGTCCTTATATCAAAAATTTACTTTTGAAAATATTTTATCTTTTTGGAGTCAACAAAGAGTATATTTTTCTAAAGAAAAAAAACAGCATTTTTCTCAATCTATTTGGCATACATTATGTGAATTCATTTTAAAATTAGATATTTTTTCTAAAGAATCTTCTGAAATTTTAGGTGAAGTATATGAGTATTTAAATAATGTGCAGCAGAAAAAGAAAAATGGTATGTTTTATACTCCTTTTTTTGTCATTGATTTTATGTTAGAAGAAATTGATGATTGCAATGTTCAAGATAAAATTTTGGATCCAGCCTGTGGTTGTGGATTTTTTCTTAGTAGAGCTTATGATAAATTAATGGAATATTATTTGAATTACCCTGAATTACTAGGAACGGATAAAAAAATAATTCATCAGCATATTTTAGAAAAACAACTTTATGGAATAGAGAAAGATTCTTTAGCAGTTATTATAACAAAACTTATTTTAATCTTAAAACAATCTCAATATTTAAAAACAAATTTTCATATTTATCACGGAGATGCACTTTTAAAAAATATTGAAGGATTGAAAAAAAATAATTTCCGTGTTGTTATAGGAAATCCTCCTTATATAGGTCATAAAAAAATAGATAAAAAGTATCATATTCAATTAAAAGAAAAATACAATTCAGTATATCATGATAAAGGAGATATCTCTTATTGTTTTTTTCAAAGAGGAATTGAATTCTTACAAAAAAGAGGAAAACTTTGTTTTTTTGTTTCAAGATATTTTTTAGAAGCACTTTATGCGTCAAATTTACGAGAATATCTTATGAAAAATGTTACAATCAATAAAATCATTGATTTTTATGGACAACGAATTTTAAAGGGGATTGGAATAGATTTTTTAATTATTACATTAACTAAACAAAAATCAAAACCAAATCATACTTTAGAAATATATAGATTGAGAGATATCGCTATAAATATTTCTGGTGAGATAATTTTAAAAAATATAAGTAAAAAAAAGAAAAATTCGGATATTTATTTTTTCTTCTTGCCTCAATCAGAGTTAAAAAAAGAGGGTTGGCGATTACTCTGTCCTATGGATAGAAAAATTATTAAAAAAATAGAAGAGAAATGCGTTTTTCAATTAAGGGATATTTGTGAAACTAAGCAGGGAATTATTACAGGAAAGGATCAGGCTTTTGTATTATCTAAGGAAGAAGCTAAAAAAAATAAACTCAGTTGTTCATTATTAAAACCTTGGATAAAGGGAAGAGCCATTCATTCTTTTTTTATAGAAGACAGTGATACTTTTTTATTGTATTCTAATGATATAGAAAATATTGAACTTTGGGAACAAGAAAAGAACTATTTATGGCCTTTTAAAACTCAATTAGAAAAGAGGAGAGAATGTATTCGAGGAGTACGAAAGTGGTATGAGTTGCAATGGCCAAGAAAAAAGGAATTTTTTGAGTCAACAAAAATTGTTTTTCCATATAAAGCAAGCCATAATCGATTTGCTCTAGATGATCAAGAAAATTTCTATAGTGCAGATGTATATGGAATTCGATTAAAACAAGCTTTAAAAGAGAGTATGTCTTATAAAGTTTTAGTTTTACTACTTAATTCTTCTATTTATGATTTTTATTTCAAGAGCTTTGCTAAGAAGTTAGGAAAAAATCTTTATGAATATTATCCTAATACACTTATGCAATTATGGATGCCTAAGTTCAAAGACAAAGAGAGAGAAGAGTTAGAGAAATATTATAAACAAATTATATATTTTTTAAGAGAAAAAAAACAAAAAGAAATTAAAAATATTAAAAATAAAGTAAATCAATGGCTTATAGAATATTTTGAATTTAATCAAGAGGAAAAAAGCTATCTCCTAAATCTGTTTTAACATTTTGTAAAAATAAAAATTGACATATAGAAGAGAGAGGTTATTCTAATAAAATCTTTAGATAACAAAAATATTCAAAAGGTTTAGATAGTTTAAAAATAAAGGATGAGGTTTAATGGAAGAGATTAATTTTTTTAATATTAATAAAGAAAAACAATTGAAAAGAAAAGCTCCTCTTGCTACCCGAATGAGACCAAAAAAAATAGAAGAATTTATGGGACAAGATCATATTATAGGAAAGAATAAATTATTATATCGAGCAATTAAAGCAGATCATCTTTCTTCTCTTATATTTTATGGTCCACCAGGAACGGGGAAAACTACGCTTGCTAAAATAATTGCTTATACCACCAAAGCACATTTTGAACAATTAAATGCTGTAACTTCTGGAGTAGTAGATATTCGAAAAATAATCAAAGAAGCTGAACAAAGAATGGGAATGTACAATAAAAAAACTATCTTATTTATTGATGAAATTCATAGATTTAACAAAAATCAACAGGATGCTCTTTTACCTTCTGTAGAGGAAGGAATTATAATATTAATTGGTGCCACAACAGAAAATCCATATTTTGAAGTAAATCCTCCATTGGTATCTCGATCTAGAATTTTTGAATTAAAGAGATTAAAACAAGAGGATATAGAAAAAATATTGTTGAGAGCTTTAAGAGATAAAGAAAAGGGATTAGGAATGTTAAATATCGAGATCAATCAAAATGCAATAAAACATATTGCTTCTACTGCAAATGGGGATGCAAGAACCGCTCTAAATGCACTCGAGTTGGCGGCATTAACCACTCCTCCAAGAAAAGAAGATCAAAAGATTCTAATTGATATAGAAGTGGCTCAGGAATGTATCCAAAAAAGAGCTTTGGTTTATGAAAAAAATGGAGATAATCATTATGATACCGTTTCAGCTTTTATAAAGAGTATCAGAGGTTCTGATCCAGATGCAGCTCTTTATTGGTTGGCAAAGATGATTTATGCAGGAGAGGATCCCAAATTTATTGCAAGAAGATTAATTATTTTAGCTTCAGAAGATATTGGCAATGCAGATCCACAAGCTTTAATTTTTGCAGTATCTGCAGCAAAGGCAGTAGATTTTGTAGGTTTTCCAGAAGCGAGAATTATTTTAGCACAAGCAGTTACTTATTTAGCTGTAGCGCCTAAGAGTAATGCTGCATATTTAGCAATTGATAAGGCATTAAAAGATATAGAAACTAAAAAAACGGGAACAGTGCCGTTCCATTTAAGAGATACTCATTATAAAGGAGCTGCTAAATTAGGACATGGAAAGGGATATCAATATCCTCATGATTTTGAAGAATCTTATGTGAAGCAACAATACCTCCCTAATGAATTACAGGATGTAGTGTATTATCATCCAACAAATCATGGATATGAAAAAATAATTAGAGAAAAGCTCAATACCTTAAAAAAAAATCAATAGGAAATAATAAAAAGTGTCCATATTTATTTTATGGACACTTTTTATATATAAATCTAAAATTTAATGTAAAAAGCTTCCAGTGAATGAAATTGTCTATAAGAACAGACGCTAAAAAACATAATCAATTGGAGTGGTAAATTTTTATTTTTATAAAATTTAAAAGAAGTATAAAATTTTATGGTTTGGGAAATATTTCATATAAGAAAAGAATTTTATAGGAGATAAAAATATGAGAAAGATATTAAAATCATTTCAAAAACGAACAAAATCAAATGTTTTAAAAATGCGAACAGATCAAATAGATAAATCAATTATTTTAAAGAAAAGCTTGAAAGAGAATATAGAGATTATAAAAAAAACCTTAGGAAATAGTAGCGATTTAGAAATAAAAAAATTTTATGCCGGAAAGAAAAAAGAGCTTAAGTTGGCAGTGATTTTTACAGATGGATTGGTAAAAAAAGAATTAATTTATGATGTTATTTTAAATACACTGATGATTGAATTAAAAAAAATAGATTTTAATAGTAAGGATTTTTCTAACAGGAATTTAATAGATACTTTGCAAAGCTCTTTTATTCCTAGCTTAGAAGATATGCAGATCATCAAAGATTTTAAAAATCTTTATTTAAAAATTTTATCTGGAGATACGGTATTATTGATTGATGGATATGCGAGTGCTTTGGTTACAGATACAAAGGGTTGGGAAGATAGAGGAGTGACAGAATCTAGTGCTGAAAGTGTTGTAAGGGGACCTAAAGATAGTTTTACAGAAACTCTTCGTACCAATACTTCTTTATTAAGGAGAAGAATTAAAAGTACAGATCTTTGGATAGAAGAAATGACCATTGGAGAGAAAACAAATACAAGTATTGCTATCGCTTACATGAAAGGAATTGCAAGTGAAAATGTAATAAAGGAAGTTTATACAAGACTAAATAGAATTGATATTGATGCAGTGTTAGAAAGTGGTTATATAGAAGAATTGATACAAGATGATTGTTTTACTATCTTTCCTACAATCTATCACACAGAACGTCCTGATTCTGTAGCTGCGAATCTATTAGAAGGAAGAATTGCTATTTTTGTAGATGGAACTCCATTTGTATTGATTGTTCCTGCTTTATTTGTACAATTTTTTCAATCCCCAGAAGATTATTATCAAAGAGCAGATATAGGAAGTTTAATTCGAATACTTAGATATGTAGCTTTTTTTCTTTCTATGTTGACACCATCTTTGTATATCGCACTCACCACTTTTCATCAACAAATGTTACCTCCACCATTTTTAATTAGTATTATAGCGCAAAGGGAAGCAATCCCTTTTCCAGCTTTTATGGAAGCAATATTTATGGAATTTACTTTTGAAATACTGAGAGAAGCAGGAGTAAGAATGCCAAGGGCAATTGGGCCAACAATATCTATTGTAGGAGCTTTAGTGTTAGGAGAAGCTGCAGTTGATGCTGGAATTGTTTCTCCAGTAATGGTAATTGTGGTATCTATTACTGCAATTAGTAGCTTTGTATTTCCTGCTTATAATATGGCAATTGCAATTAGAATTATACGGTTTGTTTTTATGATTTTAGCAGCCACTTTTGGTTTTTTTGGAATCGCACTAGGACTTCTTGCGATGACTTTACATTTATGTAGCCTAAGATCTTTTGGAGTTTCCTATATGTCTCCAATTATGCCTATAAATTTTAGTGAGCAGAAGGATACTTTAGTACGTTTTCCGCTATGGAGTTTTTTAAAACGACCACAGTCTATTGTGAAACGAAATAGAATTCGTCAACAAAGTCCAAGTAATGCAAGGCCTAAAAAACCAAATAATAAATAATAAAGGAAAATAAAAATGTAAAGGATTTTTAAAATGAGAAAAAAAATGAGTTTATTGATCATTATAATTTTTTTTATCAATTTTTTAGGAGGTTGTTGGAGCAATACAGAACTTACACAGATGTCTGTTGCTTCTGCAATTGGAGTGGATAAAAAAGGAGAGGAATATATCGTTACTGCACAGCTTATCAACCCAGATGAGATTGCGGGTGCAATGTCAGGGACACAATTATCTGTCTATACTTATAGAACAACTGGAAAAACTGTGTTTGAAGCTTTAAGAAAGTTAACATTAGAGGTACCTAGAAAGATCTATTTAGGGCATATAAGATTATTATTATTGGGAGAGGAATTAGCCAGGGAAGATGGAATAGCAGAAACATTGGATTTTTTCTCCAGAGATCATCAAGTTCGTTCAGATTTTTATATTCTAATTGCTAAAAATTCTATGGCAACGGAGGTATTGAATATTTTAACACCTATTGAAAAAATTCCTGCAGATAAACTTTATAATAGTTTGGATACGGCTGAAAAGGAATGGGGAGGAGTGCATGGAATTTATTTGGATGAATTAATTTCTCAATTGGTAAGTGAAGGAAAGGAGGCTGCTCTTACAGGAATATTTATAAAAGGAGATCTCAAAACAGGAGACAATATAGAAAATTTAAGACAATCAGCAATATCAGCAAATGTGCAATTAGATTCTATGGCGGTTTTTCAGGGAGATCGATTGATAGGATGGTTAAATGAAACAGAAAATAAAGGATATAATGCTGTTATAGGTAATATAAAAAGCAGTATTTTAGTATTGCCGTTTAAAGAAGATGATGATTTGACCATTGAGATCATTAAAACTAAGTCTAATATAAAAGCAAAAGAAAAAGAAGGAAAACCAAAAATAGAGATAAGATTTAAATTAGAAGGAAATATAGAAGAGATTACAAGTGCTGTAGATTTGGAAAATCCAGAATTATTTACACAAATAGAAAAAAGAGCAGAAGAGGAATATACAAAACTTATAAATGCTTCTATTAAAAAAGCTCAAAAAGAGTTTCATAGTGATATTTTTGGCTTTGGAGAGGTGATACATAGAGAAAATCCTCAATTATGGAATAGTATTAAAAAGAACTGGAAGACTAATTTTGAAAATTTAGAAATAGAAGTTTATGTGGATGCGAGTATTAAGAGAGCAGGAACTATGAAGCGTTCCTTTATAGGAGAGATTAAATAGGAGAAGAAAAGGATAGCTATGAATAATATTAAGATTGATTTAAAACAAATTTTTATACTTATTGTATTGTTTGAATTAGGAAGTGCAATAGTGATTGGGCTTGCAAGGGAAGCCAAGCAAGATGCATGGTTTGCAGTATTGTTAGCTATGTTAGGAGGAATGCTTTTATTCATGGTTTATGGACATTTATTTAAAAGATATCCAGCTGTTACATTAACCAATTATCTTCAAGTAATTCTTGGAAAAGTGTTAGGAAAAATAATAGCTTTTTGTTATTGTAGTTATTTTATTTATATTGCAGCAAGAGTTTTAAGAGATTTTGGAGAACTCCTTTTATCATCTACATTAGTTGAAACCCCTATGATAATTGTAAATTTTTTTATGATCTTGGTGATCGCTTATGCTTTATATTTGGGAATAGAAGTATTAGCAAGAACAGGGGAAGTATGTTTCTTTATTATAGTGGGTTTAGGATTATTATTTGTGATATTGGCTTTTGTAGCTAAATTGCCTAAAATAGAAAATTTACAACCATTTTTAGAAAATGGAATTAGTACGATAATAAAAAAAACCTTTATAACAACTTTGACATTTCCTTTTGGAGAGATGATTGTTTTTACTATGATTTTACCACTTGTAGATAAACCATCTTTTGTAATTAAAGTGTCACAAAAAGCGATTATGACAAGTGGAATTTTATTAATTTTAGTAACAATGCTTAATATATCTGTACAAGGGGTGTATATCATAGAAAATGCTACTTTTCCTCTTTTGAAAACAGTTGGAAAAATCAAAATAGGAGAAGTAATACAACGATTAGATGGAATCGCTATATTTACGCTAATTATAGGAGTTTTTTTTAAGATTAGTATCTTTTTATATGCTGCAATAACAGGAATTTCTGATATATTTACTATCAAAAATACAAGAAAAATTATATTTTTTATATCCATAATTACTTTGATTTTATCTCTTATTATGGCTAAAAATTATAGTCAACATATGAAAATAGGATTAAAAAGAATTCCTATTTTCATTCATGTTCCCTTTCAAGTAATTATTCCATTCATATTAATGGGAATTACATATCTAAAGCAAAGAAATATTCTTAGGAAATGAAGCACAGATTATCTTAAAACTTAAGAAAAGAAATTTTAACTTATTATTAAATTTTAAGAAGATAATGAGAAAGAGGGTGATAGAAATATGAATGGTATTAAAATTGATTTAAAACAATTTTTTTCATTGATTGTATTATTTGAACTAGGAAGTGCAGTAGTACTTGGTCTTGCAACAGCAGCTAAGCAGGATGCATGGTTTGCTATTTTGTTAGCCATGCTAGGAGGAATGATTTTATTTCTGTGTTATGGATATTTTTTCAAAAAATATCCTACCCTTATATTGACAAGCTATATTCAAATACTTCTTGGAAATAAACTAGGCAAAATAATAGCCTTTTGTTATTGTGGGTATTTTATTTATATTGCTTCCCTTGTTTTAAGAGATTTTGGAGAATTGATGGTGGTTTCTTTATTACCAGAAACTCCTATTGCTATTATAAATTTATTGACGGTTATGTTGGTGGCTTATGGGATATATTTAGGAATAGAAGTATTAGCAAGAGTAGGAGAATTATGTTTTTCTAATATAATTTTTTTAGTTTTGCTACTGATTGTATTGATTTTCATATCGAAATTACCCAAAATAGAAAATTTACAACCATTTTTAGAAGATGGAATCGGTACTATTGTCAAAAAAACCTATTTACAAACTTTAACATTTCCATTTGGAGAAATGATTGTTTTTACTATGATTTTCCCTTTAATAAATAAACCATCTTCTGTAGTCAAGACAGCTCAAGTAGCTATTTTGACAAGTGGAATACTTCTTAGTTTAGTAATGATGATCAATCAATCTGTACAGGGAACTTATATTACACATAGTACACCTTTTCCTCTTTTAAAGACAGTATCTAGAATCCATATTGGAAATGTGATCCAACGTTTAGACATTATTGCTGTTATAGTATTAATTGTAGGTATTTTTTTTAATATGAGTATTTATTTATATGCGGCAGTAAGCGGCCTTACTGATATATTTTCTATTGAAAATCATAAAAAGTTTATTCCTTTTGTATCTATCATTACTTTAATTTTATCTCTTATCATTGGGGCAAATTTTAGTTCATATGAAAAAATTAGTATAGAAATAACGTCTCATTATATTCATATTCCTTTTCAAATAATTATTCCCTTAATTTTAATGGGAATTGCATATTTTAAAAATCATAAGCGATCTTCTTAATGATTGCTATAAATGATATTTTAAAAATTATGGTTAATTTTAATATTAAAATAACATAGGACAAGAAGTATGATTAATATATATCATTAGCAGAGAATGTATATTTTTATTAAAAATAAAGGACAGATAAAATGGAGGAGTAGAATGAAAAAAGGGATTATGATTGTTATTGTAATATTTATATTAGTCATTACTTTTTATAGCATATATAGTTCTTCTGCAGAGGCAAATGAAAAATTACTGTATCAAGAGTGGGAAAGAAGTCAAATGCTAAATTTAAAAGAAGATGAGGTAGGGATTTTAATAGAACTTAATGAAAAAACTTTATATGTATTAAAGGGAAATAAGGTATTGAAAACTTATACGATAGCTTCTGGAAAATCAGAAACTCCTTCTCCTATAGGAGAATGGACTATTATAGAAAAAGCTTCTTGGGGAGGAGGATTTGGAGCAAGATGGTTGGGACTCAATGTACCTTGGGGACGCTATGGAATTCATGGTACCAATAAGCCAGGTAGTATTGGTTGGAATGTTTCCCATGGGTGTATTCGTATGAGGAATGAAGATGTGAAGGAATTATTTGATTTAGTAACTCTTAATACTAGAGTTGTAATACGTGGAGGTCCTTATGGCGCTTTTGGAAATGGATTTCGAACTTTAGTTCCTGGGGATAGAGGTCAAGATGTAATGGTAGTTCAAAGGAAACTAAAAGAGTTAGGTTATTATCAAGGGAATATTGATGGAATCTATGGAATAGGGATGGAATATGCTCTTAATCAATGGCAAAAAGAAAAAAATCTTCCAATAAGTAATAAAATAACAACAGATTTATATAAAAAATTAGGAATTCAATTATTCGATTAATTTTTTAGAGTTCATTTTAATTTTGAAAATGAGCTCTAATTTTTGGTAAATTTTATGATTTATATTAGAATAATAAGAAGAAATATAATTTATTGTAGAAAAGAAATGGGGTATTTTATTTTGAATGAAGTATAATAATAACGATAAGGTTTGATGTTTAATTATTGTATTAAATTAAATAGGTAGAAAGGAAGGAAAAATGAATATGCAATTAAAAGTAGGAGAAAATTATTATGGTTTTAAATTAATAAGCCAAAAAGAGATAAAAGAAGTAAATGGAGTAGGAAGATTATTTATCCATGAAAAAAGTGGAGCACAATTATATCATATTGAAAATAAAGATGATAATAAAGTATTTTCTATTAGTTTTCGAACGCCACCAGAGGATAGTACAGGAGTGTCACATATTTTAGAACATTCAGTTTTATGCGGTTCTAGAAAATTTCCTATTAAAGAGCCTTTTGTAGAATTAGCAAAAGGATCTTTAAATACTTTTTTAAATGCAATGACCTTTCCTGATAAAACTATGTATCCTATTGCCAGCCAAAATGAAAAAGATTTTTTAAATTTAATGGATGTATACTTAGATGCAGTATTTTATCCCAATATTTA is a genomic window of Garciella nitratireducens DSM 15102 containing:
- a CDS encoding acyl-CoA dehydratase activase-related protein, giving the protein MMVTFPHMGNLYIGIKALLEDLKVDFVIPPFANDNTLELGSSHASEHMCTPLKLNIGNYIQSIEKGADTILITGSNGPCRFGYYGVMEQEILKDMGYDVEMVILEAPNGDITELIRRFQKVTNTKNIGKLAKELITTYRILCKVDFLEKKMQYLEAVEAEKGTIQKIRKEFKIQSMNAKGGKAIYEVLNEFSLKLDKVERNLEKSPLKIGLVGDIYTLIEPYINQNIEEKLANLGVQVDRSLYISEWIMEHVVYRPIGLTREKEIRKAAQPYLDHMVGGHGWETIGYASYYCENGYDGIIQLLPFGCMPEIVAESILPSIRKDYNVPIMTLVLDELSSDTGYQTRLEAFIDLIQRKKERRKFNGA
- a CDS encoding acyl-CoA dehydratase activase, with the protein product MEHRKLFMGIDVGSVSTNIIFIDQKETIVEKLYIRTQGQPIKALQEGLKIMKKRLLPEDKVIGVGTTGSGRNLANMIVGADVVKNEITAHGIAGLKEREDVSTILEIGGQDSKIIILRNGIIQDFAMNTVCAAGTGSFLDRQASRLNIPIEEFGKMALKSKNSIRIAGRCAVFAESDMIHKQQMGHNNKDIIKGLCEALVRNYLSNVGKGKEIEPPILFQGGVAANIGIKQAFEEALQQEVIVPKYFDVMGAYGVAILAKENWEKTHKTNFYGFDIVNTALQIKSFDCKDCANQCEVIYFLSNGKIRARWGDRCGKWSNLKKTTENLLA
- the glyA gene encoding serine hydroxymethyltransferase, whose amino-acid sequence is MEFKKVEKVDVEVASAMKKELQRQQNNIELIASENFVSEAVMEAMGSPLTNKYAEGYPKKRYYGGCQYVDIVEDLARERVKKLFGAEHANVQPHSGAQANTAVYFAMLKPGDTVLGMNLSHGGHLTHGSSVNLSGTYFNFISYGVNKETERIDYDTLEKIALENKPKMIVAGASAYSRVIDFETIGQIAKKVNAYFMVDMAHIAGLVAVGLHPSPIPYADFVTSTTHKTLRGPRGGIILCKQEYAKAIDKAIFPGTQGGPLMHIIAAKAVCFKEALDPAFKEYQKQVVANAKTLAQALEQNGFRLVSGGTDNHLILVDLRGKGITGKEAEKRLDEVNVTVNKNTIPFETEKPFITSGIRIGTPAVTSRGMKEEDMRKIAKVIDLVLTKGESAYDEARDMVEQLCKKYPLY
- a CDS encoding N-6 DNA methylase; the encoded protein is MKKEKKKIIYFLENLDKIFIDYNQEEKRYVIMKVVLLKWLIDHQRIQWNIVIQQSLYQKFTFENILSFWSQQRVYFSKEKKQHFSQSIWHTLCEFILKLDIFSKESSEILGEVYEYLNNVQQKKKNGMFYTPFFVIDFMLEEIDDCNVQDKILDPACGCGFFLSRAYDKLMEYYLNYPELLGTDKKIIHQHILEKQLYGIEKDSLAVIITKLILILKQSQYLKTNFHIYHGDALLKNIEGLKKNNFRVVIGNPPYIGHKKIDKKYHIQLKEKYNSVYHDKGDISYCFFQRGIEFLQKRGKLCFFVSRYFLEALYASNLREYLMKNVTINKIIDFYGQRILKGIGIDFLIITLTKQKSKPNHTLEIYRLRDIAINISGEIILKNISKKKKNSDIYFFFLPQSELKKEGWRLLCPMDRKIIKKIEEKCVFQLRDICETKQGIITGKDQAFVLSKEEAKKNKLSCSLLKPWIKGRAIHSFFIEDSDTFLLYSNDIENIELWEQEKNYLWPFKTQLEKRRECIRGVRKWYELQWPRKKEFFESTKIVFPYKASHNRFALDDQENFYSADVYGIRLKQALKESMSYKVLVLLLNSSIYDFYFKSFAKKLGKNLYEYYPNTLMQLWMPKFKDKEREELEKYYKQIIYFLREKKQKEIKNIKNKVNQWLIEYFEFNQEEKSYLLNLF
- a CDS encoding AAA family ATPase yields the protein MNFFNINKEKQLKRKAPLATRMRPKKIEEFMGQDHIIGKNKLLYRAIKADHLSSLIFYGPPGTGKTTLAKIIAYTTKAHFEQLNAVTSGVVDIRKIIKEAEQRMGMYNKKTILFIDEIHRFNKNQQDALLPSVEEGIIILIGATTENPYFEVNPPLVSRSRIFELKRLKQEDIEKILLRALRDKEKGLGMLNIEINQNAIKHIASTANGDARTALNALELAALTTPPRKEDQKILIDIEVAQECIQKRALVYEKNGDNHYDTVSAFIKSIRGSDPDAALYWLAKMIYAGEDPKFIARRLIILASEDIGNADPQALIFAVSAAKAVDFVGFPEARIILAQAVTYLAVAPKSNAAYLAIDKALKDIETKKTGTVPFHLRDTHYKGAAKLGHGKGYQYPHDFEESYVKQQYLPNELQDVVYYHPTNHGYEKIIREKLNTLKKNQ